The genome window TAATTATTTAAAAGGTAAGGGAGTAAATATGGAAATAGATAAGGATTTGGAGCAAATAGACAAGATTATAAATAACATGTCACATCTTAATTTTTAAACTTTAATGACTGTTTTAAATCACAATGAGCGAGGGAATTGCTACACTGGCAATTGAAGAGCAGTTACAACAGATTTCGTTAAAACTATTGGATGAAATTAGAGTTTTATATGAATTTCTATCTAATAGCAATAGTGGAAATGTAAATGCTATGCAAATTTATTCTAAAGTAAATGGTATAAAAAACGATATAGAGGTTAGCAAATACAGGCTCGGTGAGTATATTTTCAAAATTAGAGAAGGCTTATTAGATAAGGATTTATATATAGAAATATTAAATAATTTAGAGAAGATTGCACAAAACTTAGACGCTGCAACGTACAGGCTAAGTGTTATGATTTCTAGGCAAATGAACATCGATGATGTAATAAATAGACTACTTATAGTTATCTGCGAAAAAATAATCACATCCATTACTTACTTTATAGAGGCATTAAGATTATTATCTATAAATTCTAAGAATTCCTATGAAAATGCTCGTAACATAATAAAATTGGAACAAGAAATAGATGAACTATACAGAAGTCTAGAGTTAACGCTATTTGAAAAGAAGCTTGTTGACTTCTCCTATATAATGTTGTTAAAAGATATAGCTGATAGATTGGAAGATAGTGAAGATTTACTAAAGAGTTCTGCTGACAATATAACTTATATCGCGTATGAGAGGATGTAAATGGTAAAAGCTTTATTGGTAGGATCTAAGGTATTAATTCCAAATGTAGATGAGTCAAGATATATTTATTCAAACGGCTTCTATGGAAAGCCAATAGGAATTTCTAAGCCTAAAGGCCCTAAAGATATAATTAGACCTTTAGAATTATCACTAATTGAAAGTGTCTATCTAGCTAAAAAAGGTTTAATTAAAGTTACAGACAAAAACGGCGAAGTTCTTGAATATGAGAAATTATATGAATATAGTTCTAAGGTTATAAATAAATTTGATATTATTTACAAAGTTTACGAAGACTTAAG of Sulfolobus sp. E5-1-F contains these proteins:
- a CDS encoding phosphate transport regulator, which produces MSEGIATLAIEEQLQQISLKLLDEIRVLYEFLSNSNSGNVNAMQIYSKVNGIKNDIEVSKYRLGEYIFKIREGLLDKDLYIEILNNLEKIAQNLDAATYRLSVMISRQMNIDDVINRLLIVICEKIITSITYFIEALRLLSINSKNSYENARNIIKLEQEIDELYRSLELTLFEKKLVDFSYIMLLKDIADRLEDSEDLLKSSADNITYIAYERM
- the endA gene encoding tRNA-intron lyase, with amino-acid sequence MVKALLVGSKVLIPNVDESRYIYSNGFYGKPIGISKPKGPKDIIRPLELSLIESVYLAKKGLIKVTDKNGEVLEYEKLYEYSSKVINKFDIIYKVYEDLREKGFIVRSGVKYGADFAVYTLGPGLEHAPYVVIAVDIDEEITPHELLSFGRVSHSTRKRLVLALVDRKSESVRYIMFKWVKM